One genomic window of Phoenix dactylifera cultivar Barhee BC4 unplaced genomic scaffold, palm_55x_up_171113_PBpolish2nd_filt_p 000097F, whole genome shotgun sequence includes the following:
- the LOC103704931 gene encoding protein PIN-LIKES 7 isoform X3: MPINIGIIFSIGGILGWVVVKILKPEHHLEGLVIASCSAGNLGTLLLIIIPAICNEDRNPFGESSDCKTLGLSYASFSMALGNFFIWSHTYSLMRKSSVLHEKIHSENGIQFPENDSMTSVEAQNQYKEGRRDQEALLLPPTKPTDGAAQHQSIVPLLSKGEGSENKVNFWMSLKATLHQISNELLAPPTIAAIFGLVIGMIPWLKSLIIGATAPLRVIQDSISLLGDGSIPCATLILGGNLTPGIRGSAVKPVEIVAIICVRYVILPLFGIAVVEAAGELGFLPPSPLFQYMLLIQFTLPPAMSIGTMAQLFDAGKEECSVIFLWTYLVAAIALTVWSTIFMWILS; the protein is encoded by the exons ATGCCCATTAATATTGGCATCATATTCTCAATTGGAGGAATCCTTGGATGGGTAGTGGTGAAGATCTTGAAACCCGAGCATCATCTTGAAGGCCTTGTAATTGCTAGCTGCTCAGCTG GTAACCTGGGAACTTTGCTCTTGATCATTATCCCAGCAATCTGCAATGAAGATAGAAATCCATTTGGGGAGTCCAGTGATTGCAAAACCCTGGGACTTTCCTATGCATCTTTTTCGATGGCG CTAGGGAATTTCTTCATATGGTCACATACCTACAGTCTTATGCGGAAATCGAGTGTTCTTCATGAAAAAATCCATAGTGAAAATGGGATACAATTTCCTGAAAATGATTCAATGACCAGTGTGGAAGCTCAAAACCAGTACAAAGAAGGACGTAGGGATCAGGAAGCTTTGCTTCTGCCACCAACTAAACCTACTGATGGAGCTGCACAACATCAAAGT ATTGTCCCACTGTTATCCAAAGGAGAGGGTAGTGAAAATAAGGTGAATTTCTGGATGAGCCTAAAAGCAACTCTACACCAGATTTCAAATGAATTGCTAGCACCACCAACTATTGCCgca ATTTTTGGCCTTGTCATTGGCATGATACCATGGTTAAAATCACTTATCATAGGAGCCACTGCTCCACTTAGGGTGATTCAGGACTCCATCTCATTACTAGG GGATGGTTCGATACCTTGCGCCACTCTAATTCTTGGAGGCAACCTAACCCCAG GGATCCGTGGATCAGCAGTAAAGCCTGTGGAAATTGTAGCAATTATCTGTGTGAGGTATGTGATCCTTCCCCTCTTCGGGATTGCCGTGGTAGAAGCAGCAGGAGAGCTTGGGTTCCTGCCACCATCTCCCCTCTTCCAATACATGTTACTGATACAGTTCACTCTGCCACCCGCCATGTCTATTG GTACCATGGCTCAGTTGTTTGATGCAGGTAAGGAAGAGTGCTCTGTCATCTTCCTGTGGACCTACTTGGTTGCTGCCATTGCACTTACAGTTTGGTCGACAATATTTATGTGGATCTTGTCCTAA
- the LOC103704931 gene encoding protein PIN-LIKES 7 isoform X2, with protein sequence MGFWSLLMVASMPNLQVLLVGLLGAFLASGYINILSTNALRDVNKIVFAVFSPALVFASLSETITLQDILSWWFMPINIGIIFSIGGILGWVVVKILKPEHHLEGLVIASCSAGNLGTLLLIIIPAICNEDRNPFGESSDCKTLGLSYASFSMALGNFFIWSHTYSLMRKSSVLHEKIHSENGIQFPENDSMTSVEAQNQYKEGRRDQEALLLPPTKPTDGAAQHQSIVPLLSKGEGSENKVNFWMSLKATLHQISNELLAPPTIAAIFGLVIGMIPWLKSLIIGATAPLRVIQDSISLLGDGSIPCATLILGGNLTPGIRGSAVKPVEIVAIICVRYVILPLFGIAVVEAAGELGFLPPSPLFQYMLLIQFTLPPAMSIGINAYVY encoded by the exons ATGGGGTTCTGGTCCCTGTTAATGGTGGCATCCATGCCAAACTTGCAGGTCTTGCTTGTAGGCCTGCTTGGAGCCTTTCTGGCATCTGGGTATATTAATATCCTGTCAACCAATGCGCTAAGAGATGTGAACAAG ATCGTGTTTGCCGTGTTCTCCCCAGCCCTCGTGTTTGCGAGCCTATCTGAAACGATTACTCTCCAAGACATCCTTTCTTG GTGGTTTATGCCCATTAATATTGGCATCATATTCTCAATTGGAGGAATCCTTGGATGGGTAGTGGTGAAGATCTTGAAACCCGAGCATCATCTTGAAGGCCTTGTAATTGCTAGCTGCTCAGCTG GTAACCTGGGAACTTTGCTCTTGATCATTATCCCAGCAATCTGCAATGAAGATAGAAATCCATTTGGGGAGTCCAGTGATTGCAAAACCCTGGGACTTTCCTATGCATCTTTTTCGATGGCG CTAGGGAATTTCTTCATATGGTCACATACCTACAGTCTTATGCGGAAATCGAGTGTTCTTCATGAAAAAATCCATAGTGAAAATGGGATACAATTTCCTGAAAATGATTCAATGACCAGTGTGGAAGCTCAAAACCAGTACAAAGAAGGACGTAGGGATCAGGAAGCTTTGCTTCTGCCACCAACTAAACCTACTGATGGAGCTGCACAACATCAAAGT ATTGTCCCACTGTTATCCAAAGGAGAGGGTAGTGAAAATAAGGTGAATTTCTGGATGAGCCTAAAAGCAACTCTACACCAGATTTCAAATGAATTGCTAGCACCACCAACTATTGCCgca ATTTTTGGCCTTGTCATTGGCATGATACCATGGTTAAAATCACTTATCATAGGAGCCACTGCTCCACTTAGGGTGATTCAGGACTCCATCTCATTACTAGG GGATGGTTCGATACCTTGCGCCACTCTAATTCTTGGAGGCAACCTAACCCCAG GGATCCGTGGATCAGCAGTAAAGCCTGTGGAAATTGTAGCAATTATCTGTGTGAGGTATGTGATCCTTCCCCTCTTCGGGATTGCCGTGGTAGAAGCAGCAGGAGAGCTTGGGTTCCTGCCACCATCTCCCCTCTTCCAATACATGTTACTGATACAGTTCACTCTGCCACCCGCCATGTCTATTGGTATAAATGCTTATGTTTACTAA
- the LOC103704931 gene encoding protein PIN-LIKES 7 isoform X4, which translates to MGFWSLLMVASMPNLQVLLVGLLGAFLASGYINILSTNALRDVNKIVFAVFSPALVFASLSETITLQDILSWWFMPINIGIIFSIGGILGWVVVKILKPEHHLEGLVIASCSAGNLGTLLLIIIPAICNEDRNPFGESSDCKTLGLSYASFSMALGNFFIWSHTYSLMRKSSVLHEKIHSENGIQFPENDSMTSVEAQNQYKEGRRDQEALLLPPTKPTDGAAQHQSIVPLLSKGEGSENKVNFWMSLKATLHQISNELLAPPTIAAIFGLVIGMIPWLKSLIIGATAPLRVIQDSISLLGDGSIPCATLILGGNLTPGIRGSAVKPVEIVAIICVRYHGSVV; encoded by the exons ATGGGGTTCTGGTCCCTGTTAATGGTGGCATCCATGCCAAACTTGCAGGTCTTGCTTGTAGGCCTGCTTGGAGCCTTTCTGGCATCTGGGTATATTAATATCCTGTCAACCAATGCGCTAAGAGATGTGAACAAG ATCGTGTTTGCCGTGTTCTCCCCAGCCCTCGTGTTTGCGAGCCTATCTGAAACGATTACTCTCCAAGACATCCTTTCTTG GTGGTTTATGCCCATTAATATTGGCATCATATTCTCAATTGGAGGAATCCTTGGATGGGTAGTGGTGAAGATCTTGAAACCCGAGCATCATCTTGAAGGCCTTGTAATTGCTAGCTGCTCAGCTG GTAACCTGGGAACTTTGCTCTTGATCATTATCCCAGCAATCTGCAATGAAGATAGAAATCCATTTGGGGAGTCCAGTGATTGCAAAACCCTGGGACTTTCCTATGCATCTTTTTCGATGGCG CTAGGGAATTTCTTCATATGGTCACATACCTACAGTCTTATGCGGAAATCGAGTGTTCTTCATGAAAAAATCCATAGTGAAAATGGGATACAATTTCCTGAAAATGATTCAATGACCAGTGTGGAAGCTCAAAACCAGTACAAAGAAGGACGTAGGGATCAGGAAGCTTTGCTTCTGCCACCAACTAAACCTACTGATGGAGCTGCACAACATCAAAGT ATTGTCCCACTGTTATCCAAAGGAGAGGGTAGTGAAAATAAGGTGAATTTCTGGATGAGCCTAAAAGCAACTCTACACCAGATTTCAAATGAATTGCTAGCACCACCAACTATTGCCgca ATTTTTGGCCTTGTCATTGGCATGATACCATGGTTAAAATCACTTATCATAGGAGCCACTGCTCCACTTAGGGTGATTCAGGACTCCATCTCATTACTAGG GGATGGTTCGATACCTTGCGCCACTCTAATTCTTGGAGGCAACCTAACCCCAG GGATCCGTGGATCAGCAGTAAAGCCTGTGGAAATTGTAGCAATTATCTGTGTGAG GTACCATGGCTCAGTTGTTTGA
- the LOC103704931 gene encoding protein PIN-LIKES 7 isoform X1, whose translation MGFWSLLMVASMPNLQVLLVGLLGAFLASGYINILSTNALRDVNKIVFAVFSPALVFASLSETITLQDILSWWFMPINIGIIFSIGGILGWVVVKILKPEHHLEGLVIASCSAGNLGTLLLIIIPAICNEDRNPFGESSDCKTLGLSYASFSMALGNFFIWSHTYSLMRKSSVLHEKIHSENGIQFPENDSMTSVEAQNQYKEGRRDQEALLLPPTKPTDGAAQHQSIVPLLSKGEGSENKVNFWMSLKATLHQISNELLAPPTIAAIFGLVIGMIPWLKSLIIGATAPLRVIQDSISLLGDGSIPCATLILGGNLTPGIRGSAVKPVEIVAIICVRYVILPLFGIAVVEAAGELGFLPPSPLFQYMLLIQFTLPPAMSIGTMAQLFDAGKEECSVIFLWTYLVAAIALTVWSTIFMWILS comes from the exons ATGGGGTTCTGGTCCCTGTTAATGGTGGCATCCATGCCAAACTTGCAGGTCTTGCTTGTAGGCCTGCTTGGAGCCTTTCTGGCATCTGGGTATATTAATATCCTGTCAACCAATGCGCTAAGAGATGTGAACAAG ATCGTGTTTGCCGTGTTCTCCCCAGCCCTCGTGTTTGCGAGCCTATCTGAAACGATTACTCTCCAAGACATCCTTTCTTG GTGGTTTATGCCCATTAATATTGGCATCATATTCTCAATTGGAGGAATCCTTGGATGGGTAGTGGTGAAGATCTTGAAACCCGAGCATCATCTTGAAGGCCTTGTAATTGCTAGCTGCTCAGCTG GTAACCTGGGAACTTTGCTCTTGATCATTATCCCAGCAATCTGCAATGAAGATAGAAATCCATTTGGGGAGTCCAGTGATTGCAAAACCCTGGGACTTTCCTATGCATCTTTTTCGATGGCG CTAGGGAATTTCTTCATATGGTCACATACCTACAGTCTTATGCGGAAATCGAGTGTTCTTCATGAAAAAATCCATAGTGAAAATGGGATACAATTTCCTGAAAATGATTCAATGACCAGTGTGGAAGCTCAAAACCAGTACAAAGAAGGACGTAGGGATCAGGAAGCTTTGCTTCTGCCACCAACTAAACCTACTGATGGAGCTGCACAACATCAAAGT ATTGTCCCACTGTTATCCAAAGGAGAGGGTAGTGAAAATAAGGTGAATTTCTGGATGAGCCTAAAAGCAACTCTACACCAGATTTCAAATGAATTGCTAGCACCACCAACTATTGCCgca ATTTTTGGCCTTGTCATTGGCATGATACCATGGTTAAAATCACTTATCATAGGAGCCACTGCTCCACTTAGGGTGATTCAGGACTCCATCTCATTACTAGG GGATGGTTCGATACCTTGCGCCACTCTAATTCTTGGAGGCAACCTAACCCCAG GGATCCGTGGATCAGCAGTAAAGCCTGTGGAAATTGTAGCAATTATCTGTGTGAGGTATGTGATCCTTCCCCTCTTCGGGATTGCCGTGGTAGAAGCAGCAGGAGAGCTTGGGTTCCTGCCACCATCTCCCCTCTTCCAATACATGTTACTGATACAGTTCACTCTGCCACCCGCCATGTCTATTG GTACCATGGCTCAGTTGTTTGATGCAGGTAAGGAAGAGTGCTCTGTCATCTTCCTGTGGACCTACTTGGTTGCTGCCATTGCACTTACAGTTTGGTCGACAATATTTATGTGGATCTTGTCCTAA